The Natribaculum luteum genome contains the following window.
GGGGACCCCCGTGCCCGGAAGTTCATCGACGGCGAACTCGTGTACTGACGAATCAGTGTCACCGCTTCTCCCCGGGCGACGGCGGGACACTCAAGTCGTGACGTTGCGTGAGGGTCACGTATGACGATCGACGCGACGGGTCGCGGACGTGCTGCCCTGGTCGAAGACGGCGTCGAGTTCGACGACCGCGACGCCGCGTTGTTGCGGGCGATCGACCGAACCGGGTCCGTCGCCGGGGCTGCGTCCGACCTGGGGCGATCGCGCGCCCGGGCGCTTCGTCGAATCGAGACGCTCGAGGACGTGTTCGACGCGGTCGTCGAGCGCCACCGCGGCGGGAGCGATGGCGGCGGCAGTCGGCTGACGCAGACTGGCCGCGACCTGCTCGCGCGGTACGACCGCCTCGCGGCGGCGCTCGCGGCGGCGGCGAGTGTCCCCGAGACGGTGTTGACTGGCGACGTGACGGCCGTCGACGGCGAACTCGCGACGGTCGCGACCGAAGTCGGCGACGTGCGGGCGCTCCAGAGCGGCGTGGCTGCGGGCGACGCCGTCCAGGTTCGCGTCGGGGCCGACGCCGTGACCCTCCACGCACCCGCGGAGGCTCCCCGTCCGGACGCGACGAGCGCACGTAACCGCGTCTCGGGTCGCGTGGCCGCGATCGATCCCGGCGAGACGGTTCTCGAGGTCGACGTGACCGTCGACGACGTGGCGTTCCGGGCGCTCGTGACGGCCGACAGCGCCACGCGACTGGACCTCGAGTCCGGCAGGGACCTCGTCGTCAGCTGGAAGGCAACCGCGACGCGGCTGGTACCCATCGAGTAGGCGCGACCGAGACGCGTAGAACTTTCCGCAGCCACGTCCTACGGGCGTGTATGTACGATTCGATCCTCGTGGCGACGGACGGCAGCGACGACGCCTCGATCGCGGTCGACCACGCCGTCGAACTGGCAGACCGACTCGAGGCGTCGCTACACGGCGTCGCCGTCGTGGAGACGCGGACGGCCTACGACAACGCGATCGTCGACCCGGAAGAAGCCAGGCGTCGCCTCCGGACGGAGGCGGAGGAATCGCTCGAGGAGGTCGAAGAGACGGCACGGGCGGCCGGCGTCCCGGTCGTGACCCAGGTTCTGGAGGGAGTACCCCACGAGGCGATCCTCGCGTACGTCGACGAACACGACGTC
Protein-coding sequences here:
- a CDS encoding TOBE domain-containing protein, with amino-acid sequence MTIDATGRGRAALVEDGVEFDDRDAALLRAIDRTGSVAGAASDLGRSRARALRRIETLEDVFDAVVERHRGGSDGGGSRLTQTGRDLLARYDRLAAALAAAASVPETVLTGDVTAVDGELATVATEVGDVRALQSGVAAGDAVQVRVGADAVTLHAPAEAPRPDATSARNRVSGRVAAIDPGETVLEVDVTVDDVAFRALVTADSATRLDLESGRDLVVSWKATATRLVPIE
- a CDS encoding universal stress protein, with amino-acid sequence MYDSILVATDGSDDASIAVDHAVELADRLEASLHGVAVVETRTAYDNAIVDPEEARRRLRTEAEESLEEVEETARAAGVPVVTQVLEGVPHEAILAYVDEHDVETVVVGARGRSSFRRALLGSTVDAVVRLSPVPVIVVGEEGWDRSES